The nucleotide sequence TAGTTCAGATTCAGAAGATAAAGCGATAGCTCATAGATTGTTTCAGTTCGGTGTCTAGCAAGAAGCAGCAAGAGGAAGGACTCTTTAGCAAACTAGAGCTGATGAGTGGATAAGATTAATTCTGTAAGAGGAATGAGACTTTGGAGAGGTCTGTGCTCTCGTAGGTGGTTGAATTGAGGAGGATGGTGATGCAGACAATCTCCTGGTCTTTGTTCTCTCTATCTTCCTTTGTTCTGTTTCTTTTGTGTCCTTCAAGGGTGATTCTTTTCACTACCTTAATGAGAAGTGTTTAGGCTTTGCCTAACTTTCACTCTCGAAGAGAAAAATGAGACGTTCGTTAATGAGTTTCGCAGTGATTAAGATCTAGATAAATTCTGACTGACAACAGATTTTGAGTGTTTCAGATGTGTCCACACccaaaatatatgcactatgacaCCAATCCAAAGGCTCCAGGCAAGCAGAAGGTAACACAAAGTATGATTCGGAATGCCTAGAGTTGATAACATGATGAGAATGTGCCCCAGTAAGCTAGCTTGGCACCTGCCAATTCGACACATCATAGTGCATAGTGTATAACACCAAACCAAACCACTCTCGTGGGAAGGGTAATTTACATACATACATTAAAAAACTTAATGAAGGCTGAATTTTCCATAGATTTCTCACCAAATGATGTATTTTAAtaatcttgccaaacacaataaaaataaaaagaatcacCAAGGAACTTAGAGGAAATGTGTAAGATATACAGctcaaggaaattaaagcaaatgcatgcatgcaaaaatAACTAAGGCCGGTCATACCTTGCACTATATACAACAACTGAAGTTGACGACGAGGAAGGCGGAAAGGAGAGCCCAATCACTTCCCCTGGAAATTCTTGAAATCTTCTAGGTAGATGATAACTGTGGCGCCTTGACCATTCACCTAACTGTTTTGCTTCCACGTCAAACACATATACCTGGTTTGAAGATGTTGTGATGACAAAAACATTGCTGCTCCTAGGAGGAAAACCACCAGCAGTAACAGAAGCATCATTCAACCTGGATATGAACCAGTGTTGCCTGCAAACAAAATTTAAACCCATGTCAATAGACCTTGAAGGTATTAACAAATGTACAAATGATTAAGTGCAAATTGTTACTGCAGTTGTTTAACATAACTAAGATATTTATCACACGCAAGCCTATATCCTAAATACAGAAAGAATAATTACTATTTACCAGACAAGCATACTCAGGAAATAAGATTTTGGGGTAGATAACAATTTATTTTGCACACAACAAGAATGAGACAAGTTAAACAAGCATGATTCCTAACCCATCCAAATATTGTACAAGACCGGTAAAAGAGTATATTACAGAATCAAGTAATCTAAACAGAAAAACTACAATGGATTTGCCTCTCTTGTTCCTTCGGAATTGCTTTAACACTAATCAATtttcacaaatatcaaaatacctAACTAGTGATGCATGCAACTTTAACTGCAATTATAtgttttttaagaaaatgaaaTAGAACATAGAATAGTTTCTAATGGTCAAGCATAGCTAACATTGCCTACCTATATATCTCtagattaaatatataaatgtccccgaaacaattgattgcagccAACCACTGCCCATCCGAACTTGTAAACATTCTTGTTATGGGAGGTTCACTAGGTGGAAAATTCATATCTTCCACCTTTCGCTGAGGGACAAAGGTGTGCACCAGCTCGGATTTTTTCACATCCACTACCTGTTgtcccaaagaaaaagaaacaagatTAAGAACCTATTATAGATCagtatatcataaatgaaatgaATATTATTATTAACAGGTGCACAATGGTAACAGGGCATGTAAAAGGGTAGCTGACCAAACCTACACACGTGCACAAAACAAGCACATTAAAATCTGGCTGGGCCATTAAAATAGCAAAACATCTTAGAGGAATTTAAAAAGATCCAAAATAGTGCCTAATCCAGGGCAATATCCAGCCGACCAATACTACAGCTAAATAGATTCATGCTAGATTATTAGAGGTATGGCAAAGACTAAGGAACTtacaaatatttttctatcatgGCCAGCTATCATCAGGCGAGAGGCATCAACACTAAAAACCATACAGTGTGCATATGGCAATCCCTTAGGTAGCTGCAATTTGTCAATAGACCACCTGCTTTTTCCACCTTTATGCCTCCTTAATTCAAAGAGGCAGGGTTTCACATGATCAGAGTACGCCAAAAGCATTCCGGTGCTGGATATGGTGCTACATATGATTTTTCGGGATCCCTTGCTTTTAAGACGAGCCAAAAGTTGTGTTATTGTATTTCTTCCAGAAGACACACTCGGAGCCACAGTACCATCTAATTTGACAAGAAAAACATCTAACCACACAGAGGACTGGACAAGTAACACTGAAGCACCATCTAGAACAGTATCATGTACCAACTTCACTGATGGCCGCTGAGGTGCAGGGCAGATATCATGGGGTGAGAATTGGGTGAACTCTTTGGCAGAGTAAGCAAAGAGCTTGGTGTCATCACCTGCAGAAATAAGCATGGGGACACCTAAATGTGCCCATTTGTGATAACTGAAATCAATAGGCTTCTCTTGACAGCGGACCCTAGGAACCTTTTCAACAGGTAATGCATCTGTCAAAGAAAACAGACGTGGAGAAGGATCAAAATGTAAGTTCAACAACAACTTAAGGCAAAAGCTGACAGAACCGAAGCTTAACTAATGGGTCATCTCGACCAACCTTCTCTGCAAATAGGCACTGCCATTGTCAAGGCCCTGACATCATGAGTGTGAGCTCTTATATACCCAACATACACCCATTTCATTATTTGTTCCTTAGGAAGCTCGTCATTCCCAACACCAAGTGTTTCATTGGAGCGTTTATAAAGAATAACCTGGACATCAAGAAGAGTTATTAacatgatcaaataaaaaacaGCTATATGAAAGATACTTTACACGGTTTGGTTACATGAGTTCAATTATATAACCAAGACTGACTGCCCTTCTTGGAAAAGCCGTCTCTAACCAAAATGATCTTGACCAGGAATCAACAACTTATAAAGAGCTAAATCAGGTTCAGAATCAAACATTGGAAAAGCCGTCTCTAACCAAAATGATCTTGACCAGGAATCACCAATTTATAAAGGGATAAATCAGGTTGAGACTAAACATTGGAAAGAATTTGATAGATAAATCAAACTTAGATCCATATAACCAATCTCAGACAGATGAGACATGTATTGACAGTTAAAGGTTAAGATACATCATTCGAATTATCTTAGCCAGTGTACCTGATTTTACACAAAGCTTTCCACTTGCTAGATTTTTATTACCTTTTCACAGTTGCAAATTTAACAACAAGAATATATGTAGATCATTGATGTAAGATGATTAATGAAGTAATTACTGGAGATTTAACTAATCAACAAAAGGCAAAGCCTACTGCAAATTTTGGACTACAAGCCTAATTAATGTTCTCTAATAACTTATCTCAAACATATTCTGTTCGCTGATGTGAAATTCTTTGTAAAGTATACATCTAATTGTTCTCGTATAGCAAGTCCCCCAGGTTAAAA is from Phoenix dactylifera cultivar Barhee BC4 chromosome 18, palm_55x_up_171113_PBpolish2nd_filt_p, whole genome shotgun sequence and encodes:
- the LOC103698302 gene encoding WD repeat-containing protein PCN-like isoform X3 translates to MGQSQNGISLVYNKSDSESGQSDDDDDDSDEPHSAAIASNYQRLAVACDDGCIRLYNAFDTDGLTYIRSFPRVSGRILSVTWSHDAKLIFSGTNDGLIRCWDAISFHEAYRITVGLGGLGSGPELCVWSLLFLRCGVLVSGDSTGSVQFWDSCHGTLLQAHTFHKGDVNSLATVPSHNRVFSAGSDGQVILYKRSNETLGVGNDELPKEQIMKWVYVGYIRAHTHDVRALTMAVPICREDALPVEKVPRVRCQEKPIDFSYHKWAHLGVPMLISAGDDTKLFAYSAKEFTQFSPHDICPAPQRPSVKLVHDTVLDGASVLLVQSSVWLDVFLVKLDGTVAPSVSSGRNTITQLLARLKSKGSRKIICSTISSTGMLLAYSDHVKPCLFELRRHKGGKSRWSIDKLQLPKGLPYAHCMVFSVDASRLMIAGHDRKIFVVDVKKSELVHTFVPQRKVEDMNFPPSEPPITRMFTSSDGQWLAAINCFGDIYIFNLEIYRQHWFISRLNDASVTAGGFPPRSSNVFVITTSSNQVYVFDVEAKQLGEWSRRHSYHLPRRFQEFPGEVIGLSFPPSSSSTSVVVYSARAMCLIDFGMPINREDGEYPNGSDLLKYDSSKNARAKRKRKNFDQESSPNKNKNFDFCAFGDPVLFVGHLSENNLLILEKRWMEVAQNFDAPVHRHIFGT
- the LOC103698302 gene encoding WD repeat-containing protein PCN-like isoform X2 encodes the protein MAIEPSDSIVHLGKNDSGLIANGYESHGAHSDSESGQSDDDDDDSDEPHSAAIASNYQRLAVACDDGCIRLYNAFDTDGLTYIRSFPRVSGRILSVTWSHDAKLIFSGTNDGLIRCWDAISFHEAYRITVGLGGLGSGPELCVWSLLFLRCGVLVSGDSTGSVQFWDSCHGTLLQAHTFHKGDVNSLATVPSHNRVFSAGSDGQVILYKRSNETLGVGNDELPKEQIMKWVYVGYIRAHTHDVRALTMAVPICREDALPVEKVPRVRCQEKPIDFSYHKWAHLGVPMLISAGDDTKLFAYSAKEFTQFSPHDICPAPQRPSVKLVHDTVLDGASVLLVQSSVWLDVFLVKLDGTVAPSVSSGRNTITQLLARLKSKGSRKIICSTISSTGMLLAYSDHVKPCLFELRRHKGGKSRWSIDKLQLPKGLPYAHCMVFSVDASRLMIAGHDRKIFVVDVKKSELVHTFVPQRKVEDMNFPPSEPPITRMFTSSDGQWLAAINCFGDIYIFNLEIYRQHWFISRLNDASVTAGGFPPRSSNVFVITTSSNQVYVFDVEAKQLGEWSRRHSYHLPRRFQEFPGEVIGLSFPPSSSSTSVVVYSARAMCLIDFGMPINREDGEYPNGSDLLKYDSSKNARAKRKRKNFDQESSPNKNKNFDFCAFGDPVLFVGHLSENNLLILEKRWMEVAQNFDAPVHRHIFGT